In Promicromonospora sp. Populi, one genomic interval encodes:
- a CDS encoding class I adenylate-forming enzyme family protein yields the protein MTFVDDLLAVARASPDAVALRWFGGDWFGGGRFARGRFAGGRFSGPDGDRRHDGARVREEVTFGELAERVERAAGGLRAQGMEPGDRVLYSIRPRPEGVILCLAILRAGGVVVFVDPGSTSELFAARIAAARPRWAATEALLYAASSGPLRGIARSRGLLLPDYGRLPVRHLYAGPWLPGVPRRARRVASLWTAGLGSASGPVPELDDREALVVFTSGTTSDPKAVVHTARTLGGMLDLFAQVGDLRPGQRAYTDQLFLGLPAIVTGGTWEIPARTPKDAPEAFARGVAGADSSFLVPADVTALLDVVEAGEVPAEGPTVLAVGAAPVTVALLERGRRVLPGTRWIAVYGATEILPAAMTEADEKIAAAAAGDLVGRPLPGIGVRIDTAVADLDSSDLGVPDPGVPDPGVPDPGVPDGDAPNPDAADLEDPDPGATDPEPPPVGELVLTGPSLMAGYLSDLDAGKPRATEHRTGDLAFQDADGRIVLVGRNRDMIIRGTVNIYPGLFEPRLRDLPGVAEAVLVGVPVPDGDERVVLVVTAEGGIGAGGAGTPQVRTGTDLARAVADRVPHVLDHGALPDLVVEASHLPLAGRSRKPDRRALVSLVSPLAGTVRA from the coding sequence ATGACGTTCGTGGACGATCTGCTGGCCGTGGCCCGGGCTTCGCCCGACGCCGTCGCGCTCCGCTGGTTTGGGGGCGACTGGTTCGGGGGCGGCCGGTTCGCAAGAGGTCGGTTCGCGGGAGGTCGGTTCAGTGGGCCCGACGGCGATCGCAGGCACGACGGCGCTCGTGTGCGCGAGGAGGTCACCTTCGGCGAGCTCGCCGAGCGGGTGGAGCGAGCGGCGGGCGGGCTGCGAGCGCAGGGGATGGAGCCCGGCGACCGGGTGCTGTACAGCATCCGGCCCCGGCCCGAGGGCGTGATCCTCTGCCTCGCGATCCTGCGCGCGGGGGGCGTCGTCGTCTTTGTGGATCCTGGTTCGACGTCGGAGCTGTTCGCCGCCCGGATCGCGGCGGCGCGCCCGCGCTGGGCCGCGACGGAGGCGCTGCTGTACGCGGCGTCGTCCGGTCCGCTGCGCGGGATCGCCCGGTCGCGCGGGCTGCTGCTGCCGGACTACGGGCGGCTGCCGGTGCGGCACCTGTACGCCGGCCCGTGGCTGCCGGGTGTGCCGCGGCGCGCCCGCCGGGTGGCGAGCCTGTGGACGGCAGGACTGGGCTCGGCGTCAGGCCCGGTGCCGGAACTGGACGACCGGGAGGCGCTCGTCGTCTTCACGTCCGGGACGACGTCGGACCCGAAGGCAGTGGTGCACACCGCACGCACGCTCGGCGGGATGCTCGACCTGTTCGCGCAGGTCGGCGACCTGCGGCCCGGTCAGCGGGCGTACACCGACCAGCTGTTCCTCGGGCTGCCGGCGATCGTCACGGGCGGCACGTGGGAGATCCCGGCGAGAACCCCCAAGGACGCGCCGGAGGCGTTCGCGCGGGGGGTTGCGGGGGCCGACTCGTCGTTCCTGGTGCCCGCCGACGTGACGGCACTGCTCGACGTCGTCGAGGCGGGCGAGGTGCCCGCCGAGGGCCCGACCGTCCTGGCGGTCGGTGCGGCGCCCGTGACCGTCGCGCTGCTCGAGCGTGGCCGCCGCGTCCTGCCTGGCACCCGCTGGATCGCCGTCTACGGCGCCACCGAGATCCTGCCGGCGGCGATGACCGAGGCGGACGAGAAGATCGCCGCCGCTGCGGCCGGTGACCTGGTGGGCCGCCCGCTCCCCGGCATCGGCGTCCGGATCGACACGGCGGTCGCAGACTTGGACTCTTCCGACCTTGGCGTTCCGGATCCTGGCGTTCCGGATCCTGGCGTTCCGGATCCTGGCGTTCCGGACGGGGACGCTCCGAACCCGGATGCTGCCGACCTGGAAGATCCCGACCCGGGCGCCACCGATCCGGAGCCCCCGCCGGTGGGCGAGCTTGTGCTCACGGGGCCCTCCCTGATGGCCGGGTACCTGTCCGATCTCGACGCCGGCAAGCCCCGGGCGACCGAGCACCGCACCGGCGACCTCGCGTTCCAGGACGCCGACGGGCGGATCGTGCTGGTCGGCCGGAACCGGGACATGATCATCCGTGGCACCGTGAACATCTATCCGGGCCTGTTCGAGCCACGGCTGCGCGACCTGCCCGGCGTGGCCGAGGCCGTGCTGGTCGGCGTCCCCGTGCCCGACGGCGACGAGCGCGTGGTCCTCGTGGTGACGGCCGAGGGCGGGATCGGTGCCGGGGGAGCGGGCACGCCCCAGGTCCGGACCGGCACCGACCTCGCCCGGGCCGTCGCGGACCGTGTCCCGCACGTCCTGGACCACGGTGCCCTGCCCGATCTGGTGGTCGAGGCGTCGCATCTGCCGCTCGCGGGCCGCTCCCGGAAACCTGACCGTCGTGCGCTGGTCAGTCTGGTGTCACCACTGGCCGGTACAGTGCGCGCATGA
- a CDS encoding NAD-dependent epimerase/dehydratase family protein, whose product MKVAVTGSSGFVGGAVVRDLAAHGHEVVAFSRRVPRLPDELLQQVTHQFWDLRDGPLAKEDRPEHIDAVVHCGAAVGDGGSHARAWIVNVEGTRAVRETFPEARFVHVSSGSVYDPRKPSVAATEADAPAHGYVNAYGSTKAAAERYLAGDAAREDRGPVVVLRPRAVYGPGDTTLLPRLESAAFAGWLAVPGGGNVRQHLTHINTLAHAVRAALDADVGPEIAAGLPLVANVADARPVDLHQTLELLMFARFRPVQVVAIPIRLANALAWVAERVARRTGREPRLSRYTISHFAMERTYDLTVLRERLGVDPAPTSLHGAMSW is encoded by the coding sequence ATGAAGGTGGCTGTGACCGGTTCGTCAGGTTTTGTCGGAGGTGCCGTGGTCCGCGATCTCGCGGCGCACGGACACGAGGTCGTGGCGTTCTCGCGCCGTGTCCCCCGGCTGCCCGACGAGCTCCTCCAGCAGGTCACCCACCAGTTCTGGGACCTGCGGGACGGGCCCCTGGCCAAGGAGGACCGGCCCGAGCACATCGACGCCGTCGTGCACTGCGGCGCGGCAGTGGGCGACGGCGGCAGCCATGCCCGCGCGTGGATCGTCAACGTCGAGGGCACCCGCGCGGTGCGCGAGACGTTCCCGGAGGCGCGGTTCGTGCACGTGTCCTCGGGCAGCGTGTACGACCCCCGCAAGCCGAGCGTCGCCGCGACCGAGGCCGACGCTCCCGCGCACGGCTACGTCAACGCCTACGGTTCCACGAAGGCCGCGGCCGAGCGTTACCTCGCGGGCGACGCCGCACGCGAGGACCGCGGACCCGTCGTCGTGCTGCGACCGCGCGCCGTCTACGGACCGGGGGACACGACCCTGCTGCCGCGGCTCGAGTCCGCGGCGTTCGCCGGTTGGCTGGCGGTCCCCGGCGGCGGGAACGTACGGCAGCACCTCACGCACATCAACACCCTGGCCCACGCGGTGCGCGCGGCGCTGGACGCCGACGTCGGCCCCGAGATCGCGGCCGGCCTGCCGCTCGTGGCGAACGTCGCCGATGCGCGGCCTGTCGACCTGCACCAGACCCTGGAGCTGCTGATGTTCGCCAGGTTCCGGCCCGTGCAGGTGGTGGCGATCCCGATCCGGCTCGCAAACGCGCTCGCGTGGGTAGCGGAGCGCGTGGCCCGGCGGACCGGGCGCGAGCCGCGCCTGTCGCGCTACACCATCAGCCACTTCGCGATGGAGCGCACCTACGACCTCACCGTGCTGCGCGAGCGGCTCGGCGTGGACCCGGCGCCGACCTCGCTGCACGGCGCGATGAGCTGGTAG